From Tautonia plasticadhaerens, the proteins below share one genomic window:
- a CDS encoding NUDIX domain-containing protein: protein MPRQHGPWTIHESNRVYRNPFIEVVEDRVTRPDGQPSIYGTVAMKPGVAVLPVDEDGTAYLTREFRYAIGRDSIEVAGGGIEDGESPLDAARREAREELGVEASEWVDLGTIDPFTAVVRSPSHLFVARGLSLTPTDRDGTEVIEVVKVPFDDAVRKVMDSTITHGPSCVLILKAARVLGR from the coding sequence ATGCCCCGACAGCACGGCCCCTGGACCATCCACGAGTCGAACCGGGTCTATCGGAACCCGTTCATCGAGGTCGTCGAGGACCGCGTGACCCGGCCTGACGGCCAGCCCAGCATCTACGGCACCGTCGCGATGAAGCCGGGGGTCGCCGTCCTGCCGGTCGATGAGGACGGCACGGCCTACCTGACGCGGGAGTTCCGCTACGCGATCGGCCGCGACAGCATCGAGGTCGCCGGGGGCGGCATCGAAGACGGCGAATCGCCGCTGGACGCGGCGAGGCGTGAGGCCCGCGAGGAACTTGGCGTCGAGGCATCCGAGTGGGTTGATCTCGGGACCATCGACCCCTTCACGGCGGTCGTCCGCAGCCCGTCCCACCTGTTCGTGGCCCGAGGTCTATCGCTCACGCCGACGGATCGAGACGGGACCGAAGTGATCGAGGTCGTCAAGGTGCCGTTCGACGATGCAGTGCGGAAGGTGATGGACAGCACGATCACGCACGGTCCAAGCTGCGTGCTCATCCTGAAGGCGGCGAGGGTGCTGGGGCGGTAG
- a CDS encoding toll/interleukin-1 receptor domain-containing protein produces the protein MALDLSETKGLELVTHQAPSMIGTDTLIRSRGIIPAIFLRGCGLPDAWIANLPTLIGAIEPNQFYSCFISYSTADEEFASRLHNDLQAAGIRCWKWDHDARTGRSLWGEIDQAIRVHDKLVLIASQSSLKSPAVNREIERAIIQEDEKARAKRGRRKIDADVLFPVTLDDFIFKKWQHERRVDVTKKVIADARGWDLDAAIYAKVREKLLRDLKTGDTATE, from the coding sequence GTGGCCTTGGACCTCTCGGAGACGAAGGGGCTTGAACTCGTCACTCATCAGGCACCGAGCATGATAGGGACGGACACCCTCATCCGCTCACGGGGAATAATTCCTGCCATATTCCTTCGCGGCTGCGGTCTACCCGACGCTTGGATTGCAAACCTCCCCACCCTAATCGGTGCCATCGAACCCAACCAGTTCTACTCCTGCTTCATCAGCTACAGCACCGCCGACGAGGAGTTTGCCAGCCGCCTACACAACGACCTCCAAGCCGCAGGTATCCGCTGTTGGAAGTGGGATCACGATGCCCGCACAGGACGCTCACTCTGGGGTGAGATCGACCAGGCCATCCGCGTGCACGACAAGTTGGTGCTGATCGCCAGCCAGTCGTCGCTCAAAAGCCCCGCCGTCAATCGTGAAATTGAAAGGGCCATCATTCAGGAGGACGAGAAGGCAAGAGCGAAGCGGGGCAGGAGGAAGATTGATGCCGATGTGCTGTTTCCCGTCACGCTGGACGATTTCATCTTCAAGAAGTGGCAGCACGAGCGGAGAGTTGATGTTACCAAGAAGGTGATCGCTGACGCCCGGGGATGGGACCTGGACGCGGCGATCTATGCGAAGGTCCGCGAAAAGCTACTCCGCGACCTCAAGACCGGAGATACTGCGACGGAATAG
- a CDS encoding DUF3386 family protein produces the protein MAREDSATERLRRAREHRATWPEPFPGFSGDLVVLMNGERTEGMVRVMPDGEVEVDAAEGEARQWATDQLRSEVMHLRAGPSPFSAEAEYGEAEGEHPLGRLIVATGDRFSSTYRIEGDRFREVSRTMGDTKFSIVTVLGAENAEGKHLPSVYTVTYWEAGTGRLSKVETFQAEFARVGGYDLPASRIQVVSQDGGALVRRMLLSNHVLSAI, from the coding sequence ATGGCCCGAGAGGATTCCGCGACCGAGCGGCTTCGACGTGCCCGCGAACATCGGGCCACCTGGCCCGAGCCTTTCCCCGGCTTCTCGGGCGATCTGGTCGTCTTGATGAACGGCGAGCGGACCGAGGGTATGGTCCGGGTCATGCCGGACGGAGAGGTCGAGGTCGATGCCGCCGAGGGCGAGGCCCGGCAGTGGGCGACGGACCAACTCCGATCGGAGGTCATGCACCTGCGGGCGGGGCCGAGCCCCTTCAGTGCCGAGGCCGAGTACGGCGAGGCCGAGGGCGAGCATCCGCTGGGGCGGCTCATTGTTGCAACGGGCGACCGCTTCTCATCGACTTACCGCATCGAGGGGGATCGTTTCCGAGAGGTCAGCCGGACGATGGGCGACACGAAGTTCTCCATCGTGACCGTGCTGGGGGCGGAGAACGCCGAGGGCAAGCACCTGCCGAGCGTCTACACGGTGACCTATTGGGAGGCCGGGACCGGCAGGCTGAGCAAGGTCGAGACGTTCCAGGCCGAGTTCGCCCGCGTGGGCGGCTATGACCTGCCGGCGTCCCGCATCCAGGTTGTCTCGCAGGACGGCGGGGCACTCGTGCGGCGGATGCTGCTCTCGAATCATGTACTGTCGGCGATCTGA
- a CDS encoding response regulator codes for MNGHRLLIVEDDEGPRDSLRAYYGRSGWDVRVAGTVADGLTSLDAGPEPCCLILDLKLPDGDGRAILERVRAEGFRTRVAVCTGSMDLAQLREVALLKPDAMLSKPIRLPGVWIEPCRVCEGQGERDHGATPTAPAPSPPSG; via the coding sequence ATGAACGGGCATCGGCTGCTGATCGTCGAGGACGACGAGGGGCCCCGCGATTCCCTCCGGGCCTACTACGGCCGGTCGGGATGGGATGTCCGCGTGGCGGGCACGGTGGCCGATGGGCTCACGTCGCTCGACGCCGGACCCGAGCCGTGCTGCCTGATACTGGACCTGAAGCTGCCCGATGGCGATGGCCGGGCCATCCTGGAGCGGGTGCGTGCCGAGGGATTCAGGACCCGCGTGGCGGTCTGCACGGGCAGCATGGACCTGGCCCAACTGCGGGAAGTGGCCCTGCTGAAGCCCGACGCGATGCTGTCGAAGCCGATCCGCCTGCCGGGAGTCTGGATCGAGCCGTGCCGCGTCTGCGAGGGGCAGGGGGAACGGGATCACGGTGCCACCCCTACCGCCCCAGCACCCTCGCCGCCTTCAGGATGA
- a CDS encoding response regulator → MDGHGHRMLLVEDSEGTRLALRRIFARRGWEVIEAATIAKGVAILDHSDPPDCLILDMDLPDGRGDTILRKVRDERLPTRVVVHSGTQDEALLRELEALRPDAVLPKPADPDRLCRACGVVTA, encoded by the coding sequence ATGGATGGGCACGGGCATCGGATGCTGCTGGTCGAAGACAGCGAGGGAACCCGTCTCGCCTTGCGGCGAATCTTCGCCCGACGCGGTTGGGAAGTGATCGAAGCCGCCACGATCGCCAAGGGGGTGGCCATCCTGGACCACAGCGACCCGCCCGACTGCCTTATCCTCGACATGGACTTGCCCGACGGCAGGGGTGACACCATCCTGCGGAAGGTCCGCGACGAACGGCTACCGACCCGCGTTGTGGTCCACTCGGGGACGCAGGATGAGGCGTTGCTGCGTGAATTGGAGGCCCTGCGGCCGGATGCCGTGCTCCCGAAGCCAGCCGACCCGGATCGACTGTGCCGGGCATGTGGGGTCGTGACGGCGTAG